CGGTGAGCGGTACGTCCTGCATCGTGCTCAGCACCGGGTGCCTCCGCGTTGTTACGGGCGGGTAGTGGTGCTGCGATTGTCACGGCATACCGGCTGGTATGTCACGCCCTCGGGGGTGTGTTCTTGCCAGCTCGTCACGGAGCGGCGGGGCGGCCGTTCACTCACAGGGATGTCCTTGCGGGCACGTTGCTTGTGCGGTGTCCGGCCGGGAGCCCACGCTGACGGACAACCGGTTACCTTTCCCCACAGGAGCGACATATGCGCCCCCCTCTCCGCCGCTGCCTCGTCCTCGCCGCCCTGGGCGGTGTCAGCGTGCTCGCGTGCGGCACCGTCGAAGCGGCCCCCCGGACCATGCCGGTCCACCGGCCGGCGGACGGCGCCGGGCCCGGCCGGTCGCCCCTCGGCGGGCAGTTCGACCCGGTCGTCGGGCGTGGCGGAGGGGTGCTCGCGGGCGGCGGGGAACTGCTGGTCAGCCGGGCCGGCGGGCGCTGAGCCCGCACCGGCCGCCGGTCACGGCCGCGGGTCGACCGTCGGCGGCACCGCCTGGAGGACCAGCACCGACAGATCGTCCTCGACCGGGCCGGAGCCGAAGTCGTGCGCCGCGCGCCGTACGTGTTCGGCCAGGGCCTTGGCGCCCAGGCCGATACCGTCCTTGAGGACCTCGATCAGGCCGTCGTTGTCGTCCAACTGCCAGTTGCCGCACCGGCGTTCGGTGACGCCGTCGGTCACGCACAGCAGCGTCTCGCCGGGCGCCAGGGCGAAGCTGCTGGCGTGGTACTCGGTGCCCTCGTCGATGCCCAGCAGCATCTGGGGTTCGGAGGCCGGCTCGACGGTGCCGTTGACGAACAGGTGCAGCGGCGGGGGGTGGCCGGCGCTGGCGACCGTACAGCGGGCGCCGGGCACCCCGGGGTCGACCTCCAGTTCGCCGTAGAGCAGGCTCAGAAAGCGGGAGCCGGCCTGCTCACCGCCGAGTTCCAGGGCCTCCGCGCTCTCCTCGGCCATGGCGAGGTTCAGCCGGCCGAGGACCGATTCGACGCCGTGGCCCTCGCGGGCCAGCAGGCGGACGAGGTGCCTGGCCAGTCCGGTGACCGACATCGCCTCGGGGTCCTTGCCCTGCACGTCGCCCAGCAGGAAGCACCAGCGGCGGTCGCCCATCGGGAAGACGTCGTAGAAGTCGCCGCCGACGGTCTGGCCCTCGCCGTGCGGCTCGTAGACGATCGCGGTGTCCACGCCGATGATGCTGGCCAGCGACGCGGGCAGCTGGCGGCGCTGGAGCGCCAGGCTGATGGTGGTCTGGCGGGTGTACTGGCGGGCGGTGAAGACGGCCTGCGCGACCCGGCGGGCGACGTCCTCGACCATCCGCACGACGGTGTCGGTCATCTGCAGGTGGCCGGCCCGGCCGAGCAGCAGGACGCCGTGGTCGGTGTCCCTGGCGACCAGCGGGAAGGCGAGCGCGGAGCCGCCCTCGGCGGTCGCGCCGGCGCTCTCCGGCCAGGGCCAGGGGGTGCCGGCCGTACGGACCAGGCCGGGCGGGTCCCGCTCCAGCTCGGCGCGGAGCGGGGCGATCCGCCGTTCGTCGACGTGCCAGACGCGGGAGAGCTGCATCGCGCTCCCCTCGCCGCTCAACCAGATCGCGCACCAGTCGGCGAGCCGGGGCACCAGCAGCTGGGCGGCGAGCGCGCTGACCATGTCCTG
The sequence above is a segment of the Streptomyces lydicus genome. Coding sequences within it:
- a CDS encoding SpoIIE family protein phosphatase; protein product: MAALSSPYATESVSRKGLPANQLAASGARKFVRALLAERAAAPSATAGTGAAAISSELINTAVLLTSELVTNAVMYAGTDIDVTCRIEHGPPADSEEGRGRATVGVVLEVSDRHPARRVRGGVDTRPGEPGYGLQLVSALAESWGVTYRQSVKTVWFRLEATEGEPGPAAPEPRREPPVRLTRSRRGSALQHGYAAEWADRGGPSFLAETSELLAGQLDQDMVSALAAQLLVPRLADWCAIWLSGEGSAMQLSRVWHVDERRIAPLRAELERDPPGLVRTAGTPWPWPESAGATAEGGSALAFPLVARDTDHGVLLLGRAGHLQMTDTVVRMVEDVARRVAQAVFTARQYTRQTTISLALQRRQLPASLASIIGVDTAIVYEPHGEGQTVGGDFYDVFPMGDRRWCFLLGDVQGKDPEAMSVTGLARHLVRLLAREGHGVESVLGRLNLAMAEESAEALELGGEQAGSRFLSLLYGELEVDPGVPGARCTVASAGHPPPLHLFVNGTVEPASEPQMLLGIDEGTEYHASSFALAPGETLLCVTDGVTERRCGNWQLDDNDGLIEVLKDGIGLGAKALAEHVRRAAHDFGSGPVEDDLSVLVLQAVPPTVDPRP